Proteins co-encoded in one Mycobacterium mantenii genomic window:
- a CDS encoding glycine betaine ABC transporter substrate-binding protein, translated as MRIGRLAVPLLAAVLAVAGCATDTGDRRARAEVVVGSRPDADSALLAGVYVAALRSYGFGARTATAADPKPQLDSGAFTVVPAFTGRTLQTLQPGATAMSDKDVYRAMIAALPEGVVAGDYTTAAEDKPVLLVSQSTAKAWGGSDVSADLSTLPQHCGGLVVGTFAGHQEPSTVGSCRLPAPREFPDAAMLFGAIRAGQLTAGWTTTADPGTPGDLVALADGKPALVRAENVVPLYRRNALSDRQLLAINEVAGVLDTAALVEMRRQVRSGADPQAVAGGWLAEHPLGR; from the coding sequence GTGAGAATCGGCAGGCTGGCGGTGCCGCTGCTCGCCGCCGTACTCGCCGTGGCCGGTTGCGCAACCGACACCGGTGACCGTCGCGCCCGTGCCGAGGTGGTGGTCGGATCCCGGCCCGACGCCGATTCGGCGTTGCTGGCCGGCGTCTACGTCGCCGCCCTGCGGTCATACGGGTTCGGTGCGCGGACCGCGACCGCGGCCGACCCGAAGCCGCAATTGGATTCCGGCGCATTCACCGTCGTGCCCGCCTTCACCGGCCGCACGTTGCAGACCCTGCAGCCCGGCGCGACGGCGATGTCGGACAAAGACGTCTATCGCGCGATGATCGCGGCGCTGCCCGAGGGCGTCGTCGCGGGCGACTACACGACGGCCGCCGAAGACAAACCCGTGTTGCTGGTGAGTCAGTCCACCGCCAAGGCGTGGGGAGGCAGCGACGTCAGCGCGGATCTGAGCACGCTGCCCCAACACTGCGGCGGCCTCGTCGTCGGGACTTTCGCCGGGCACCAGGAACCGTCGACGGTCGGCTCCTGCCGGCTGCCCGCCCCGCGCGAATTCCCGGATGCCGCAATGCTGTTCGGCGCCATCCGGGCCGGACAGCTGACCGCGGGGTGGACCACCACCGCCGACCCCGGCACTCCCGGCGACCTGGTCGCGCTGGCCGACGGCAAACCCGCCCTGGTCCGCGCGGAGAACGTGGTGCCGCTGTATCGCCGCAACGCGCTCAGCGATCGGCAGTTGCTGGCGATCAACGAAGTGGCCGGCGTGTTGGACACCGCGGCCCTGGTCGAGATGCGCCGGCAGGTGCGTAGCGGTGCCGACCCGCAGGCGGTGGCGGGCGGCTGGCTGGCCGAGCATCCGCTCGGCCGCTGA
- a CDS encoding NAD(P)-dependent malic enzyme, with the protein MSELLESIQNHAEQGVITDAEIFEAHVGGKLSVGLTSPLDTQRALSIAYTPGVAQVSRAIAADHAQAARYTWANRLVAVVSDGSAVLGLGDIGPAASLPVMEGKCALFQAYGGLNAIPLVLDTKDPDEIVETLVRLRPTFGAVNLEDISAPRCFEIERRLIEALDCPVMHDDQHGTAIVVLAALMGAGKLLGRDMTSLKVVVSGAGAAGVACTNLLMVMGVSDITVLDSRGILHTGRDDMNDVKLALAQRTNPAGLTGSLGEAIRGADVFLGLSGGVVPEEMIATMAPGGIVFALSNPDPEIHPHIAAKYAAVVATGRSDFPNQINNVLAFPGVFRGALEAGARRITEKMMVVAAEAIFSVVSDDLALDRIVPSPLDTRVSEAVATAVALATEPSDTSVSGG; encoded by the coding sequence GTGTCCGAATTGCTTGAATCGATACAGAACCACGCAGAGCAGGGCGTGATCACTGACGCGGAGATCTTCGAGGCACACGTAGGCGGCAAGCTTTCCGTGGGCCTGACGTCCCCGCTGGACACCCAACGCGCTTTGTCGATCGCCTACACGCCCGGTGTGGCACAGGTCAGCCGGGCGATCGCCGCCGACCACGCCCAGGCGGCCCGCTACACGTGGGCGAACCGGCTGGTGGCCGTGGTCAGCGACGGCAGTGCGGTGCTGGGCCTCGGCGACATCGGGCCCGCGGCGTCGCTGCCGGTGATGGAGGGCAAGTGCGCCCTGTTCCAGGCGTACGGCGGGCTGAACGCCATCCCCCTCGTGCTGGACACCAAGGATCCCGACGAGATCGTGGAGACTTTGGTGCGCCTGCGCCCGACGTTCGGCGCGGTCAACCTCGAGGACATCTCGGCACCGCGCTGCTTCGAGATCGAGCGTCGCCTCATCGAGGCGCTGGACTGCCCGGTGATGCACGACGACCAGCACGGCACGGCGATCGTGGTGCTGGCCGCGCTGATGGGTGCCGGCAAGCTGCTCGGCCGCGACATGACCTCGCTGAAGGTGGTGGTGTCCGGAGCCGGGGCGGCCGGTGTCGCGTGCACCAATCTCCTTATGGTGATGGGTGTTTCGGATATCACCGTGCTCGACTCGCGCGGGATTCTGCACACCGGTCGCGACGACATGAACGACGTCAAGTTGGCTCTGGCGCAGCGCACCAACCCCGCGGGCCTGACCGGCAGCCTGGGCGAAGCCATCCGGGGCGCCGACGTGTTCCTCGGGCTGTCGGGGGGCGTCGTCCCCGAGGAGATGATCGCCACCATGGCACCCGGCGGCATCGTATTCGCGCTGTCCAACCCCGATCCGGAGATCCACCCGCACATCGCCGCCAAGTACGCCGCGGTGGTGGCCACCGGCCGCAGCGATTTCCCCAACCAGATCAACAACGTGCTGGCCTTCCCCGGGGTGTTCCGCGGTGCGCTGGAAGCGGGTGCCCGCCGGATCACCGAAAAGATGATGGTCGTCGCGGCCGAGGCGATCTTCTCCGTCGTCAGTGACGACCTCGCGCTCGACCGGATCGTCCCCAGCCCGCTGGACACCCGGGTCAGTGAAGCGGTCGCCACCGCGGTGGCGCTGGCCACAGAACCTTCAGACACTTCCGTTTCCGGGGGGTGA
- a CDS encoding malate dehydrogenase codes for MSASPLKVAVTGAAGQIGYSLLFRLASGSLLGPDRPIELRLLEIEPALKALEGVVMELDDCAFPLLSGVQIGADASKIFDGVNLALLVGARPRGPGMERSDLLEANGAIFTAQGKALNSVAADDVRIGVTGNPANTNALIALSNAPDIPKERFSALTRLDHNRAISQLARKTGAAVTDIKKMTIWGNHSATQYPDIFHAEVGGKNAAEVVNDQNWIENDFIPTVAKRGAAIIDARGASSAASAASATVDAARSWLLGSPEGDWVSMAVFSDGSYGVPEGIVSSFPVTTEDGNWSIVQGLEIDEFSRGRIDKTTAELVDERAAVTELKLI; via the coding sequence GTGAGCGCAAGTCCTCTCAAGGTCGCTGTCACCGGCGCCGCCGGCCAGATCGGCTACAGCCTCTTGTTCCGCCTGGCTAGCGGCTCGTTGCTGGGCCCCGACCGCCCGATCGAGCTGCGCCTCCTTGAGATCGAGCCCGCGCTCAAGGCGCTGGAGGGCGTCGTGATGGAGCTGGACGACTGCGCGTTCCCGTTGCTGTCCGGCGTCCAGATCGGCGCGGACGCCAGCAAGATCTTCGACGGTGTCAACCTGGCGCTGCTGGTCGGCGCGCGGCCCCGCGGCCCGGGCATGGAGCGCAGTGATCTGCTGGAGGCCAACGGCGCGATCTTCACCGCGCAGGGCAAGGCCCTGAACTCCGTCGCCGCCGATGACGTCCGCATCGGCGTGACCGGCAACCCGGCCAACACCAACGCGCTGATCGCGCTGAGCAACGCCCCCGACATCCCCAAGGAGCGGTTCTCGGCGTTGACCCGCCTGGACCACAACCGGGCGATCTCGCAGCTGGCCCGCAAGACCGGCGCGGCGGTCACCGACATCAAGAAGATGACGATCTGGGGCAACCACTCGGCCACCCAGTACCCCGACATCTTCCACGCCGAGGTCGGCGGCAAGAACGCGGCCGAAGTGGTCAACGACCAGAACTGGATCGAGAACGACTTCATCCCGACGGTCGCCAAGCGCGGCGCGGCGATCATCGACGCGCGTGGCGCCTCCTCGGCCGCCTCGGCGGCCTCGGCCACCGTCGATGCCGCCCGTTCCTGGCTGCTGGGCAGCCCGGAGGGCGATTGGGTCTCGATGGCGGTGTTCTCCGACGGTTCCTACGGCGTGCCCGAGGGCATCGTGTCGTCGTTCCCGGTCACCACCGAGGACGGGAACTGGTCGATCGTGCAGGGGCTGGAGATCGACGAGTTCTCCCGCGGCCGCATCGACAAGACCACCGCCGAGCTGGTCGACGAGCGCGCCGCCGTCACCGAGCTCAAGCTGATCTAG
- the corA gene encoding magnesium/cobalt transporter CorA, translated as MFQGFDALPEALRPLAHEPQPKPSPAPQPPKETLVDCAVYADGQRLPGKFGYAAALEKVREVESLGHEGFVWVGLREPSQSEMQEVADVFGLHALAVEDAVCAHQRPKVERYDDTLFLVLKTVNYVPHESVVLAREIVETGEIMIFVGADFVVTVRHGEHGGLSDVRKRMDGDPEQMRLGPYAVMHAIADHVVDHYLEVSSLLLSDIDSIEGLAFAPGSKIDVEPIYLLKREVVELRRCVTPLSAAFHRIQMDNKDVISKEVRRYLRDVADHHSEAADQIASYDDMLNSLIQAALARVGMQQNNDMRKMAAWAGILAVPTMVAAIYGMNFHFMPELNWTWGYPSIVALMTVACVGLYFQFRRNNWL; from the coding sequence GTGTTCCAAGGATTTGACGCATTACCCGAAGCCCTTCGGCCCCTCGCGCACGAACCGCAACCCAAGCCGAGCCCGGCACCGCAACCGCCCAAAGAGACGCTGGTTGACTGCGCCGTCTACGCCGACGGTCAGCGGTTGCCCGGCAAGTTCGGCTACGCCGCCGCACTGGAGAAGGTCCGCGAGGTCGAATCGCTGGGACACGAGGGATTCGTCTGGGTGGGTCTGCGCGAACCCAGCCAATCCGAGATGCAGGAAGTCGCCGACGTGTTCGGGCTGCACGCGCTGGCCGTGGAGGACGCGGTCTGCGCCCATCAGCGGCCCAAGGTGGAGCGCTACGACGACACCCTGTTTCTCGTCCTCAAGACCGTCAACTACGTGCCCCACGAATCGGTGGTGCTGGCCCGCGAGATCGTCGAGACCGGCGAGATCATGATCTTCGTCGGCGCGGATTTTGTGGTCACGGTCCGCCACGGCGAACACGGCGGGTTGTCCGATGTGCGCAAGCGAATGGATGGCGACCCCGAGCAGATGCGGTTGGGGCCCTACGCGGTGATGCACGCGATCGCCGACCATGTGGTGGACCACTATCTCGAGGTGAGCAGTTTGCTGCTGTCCGATATCGACAGCATCGAGGGGCTGGCGTTCGCCCCAGGCAGCAAGATCGACGTCGAGCCGATCTATCTGCTCAAGCGTGAGGTGGTCGAGTTGCGCCGGTGCGTCACGCCGCTGTCGGCGGCGTTTCACCGGATCCAGATGGACAACAAGGACGTCATTTCCAAAGAAGTGCGGCGCTATCTGCGCGACGTCGCCGACCACCACTCCGAGGCCGCGGACCAGATCGCCAGCTACGACGACATGCTCAACTCGTTGATCCAGGCGGCCTTGGCGCGGGTCGGGATGCAGCAGAACAACGACATGCGCAAGATGGCGGCCTGGGCCGGTATTTTGGCGGTGCCCACCATGGTCGCCGCCATCTACGGGATGAACTTTCATTTCATGCCCGAGCTGAACTGGACGTGGGGGTACCCGAGCATCGTGGCCCTGATGACCGTCGCCTGCGTGGGCCTGTACTTCCAGTTCCGGCGCAACAACTGGCTCTAG